One stretch of Sphingopyxis sp. 113P3 DNA includes these proteins:
- a CDS encoding tyrosine-type recombinase/integrase → MRRFVRFLEDQGYVEVDDGIDDLPRHLADYSDAIGRLQLAEGPAQAYRSEAEHFMAWLRITRRQWIDIDDTIIDQYAAHDCRCPVWRKRGKLVATGTKRRRRCARHFVEFLRGRGVIPSVEPVADDDPHMSAYLTWLKQHRGATDETIRRYRTDIRRLMPMLGEPSQWDAAGLRSAFQRRSKETPGSASLLVTIMRSYIRFLVVRGECRPALLHAVPSVQRYRLSTLPRHVDPATIERIIAACPTDRPVEVRDKAIILLLARLGLRAADVQDMRLDDIDWRSGHLTVKGKTRRPDRLPLPQDVGDAILAYLAAARPEAAEEHLFLRAQAPFRPFRSSAEIAGIVARTRDRGGIEGVPTGSHIFRHSLATNLLRAGAGLESVGTILRHSSPETTAIYAKVDLPMLMKIAQPWPGDLPC, encoded by the coding sequence GTGAGGCGCTTCGTCCGGTTCCTCGAAGATCAAGGCTACGTCGAAGTCGACGACGGGATCGACGATCTGCCACGGCACCTCGCCGACTATTCCGATGCGATCGGCCGCCTGCAACTCGCCGAGGGACCCGCGCAGGCCTATCGGTCCGAGGCCGAGCATTTCATGGCCTGGCTTCGCATTACGCGACGCCAATGGATCGATATCGACGACACGATCATCGACCAGTACGCTGCGCATGATTGCCGATGCCCGGTATGGCGCAAGCGCGGCAAGCTGGTCGCCACGGGCACGAAGCGGCGGCGGCGATGCGCACGGCACTTCGTCGAGTTCCTGCGAGGCCGCGGTGTCATCCCATCGGTTGAACCGGTGGCTGACGATGACCCGCACATGTCGGCTTACCTCACGTGGCTCAAGCAACATCGCGGCGCCACCGATGAGACGATCCGGCGCTACCGGACCGATATCAGACGGCTCATGCCGATGCTGGGCGAGCCTTCGCAATGGGATGCCGCCGGACTCAGGAGCGCATTCCAACGACGAAGCAAGGAGACGCCGGGCTCGGCATCGCTGCTCGTCACGATAATGAGGAGCTACATCCGGTTTCTGGTCGTGCGTGGCGAGTGCCGGCCTGCATTGTTGCATGCAGTTCCATCAGTGCAGCGCTACCGCCTTTCGACGCTGCCGCGCCACGTCGACCCGGCAACGATCGAGAGGATCATTGCGGCCTGCCCGACAGATCGTCCGGTAGAAGTCCGGGACAAGGCCATCATTCTCCTGCTCGCCAGGCTCGGCCTGAGGGCTGCCGATGTTCAGGACATGCGTCTCGACGACATCGACTGGCGGTCCGGCCACCTGACGGTCAAGGGCAAGACGCGTCGACCGGACCGTCTGCCATTGCCGCAGGATGTCGGCGACGCGATCTTGGCATATCTTGCGGCAGCCCGCCCGGAGGCCGCCGAAGAGCATCTGTTCCTGCGTGCACAAGCACCGTTTCGGCCATTCCGCTCGTCCGCCGAGATCGCGGGCATCGTCGCTCGAACGCGCGACCGCGGTGGGATCGAAGGAGTGCCGACCGGGTCGCACATATTCCGGCATTCGCTTGCCACCAACCTGCTGCGCGCGGGCGCAGGCCTGGAGTCCGTTGGGACCATCCTGCGTCACAGCTCGCCTGAGACCACTGCCATCTACGCCAAGGTCGATTTGCCGATGCTCATGAAGATCGCGCAGCCCTGGCCCGGAGATCTGCCATGTTGA
- a CDS encoding tyrosine-type recombinase/integrase, whose product MLNTHISRYVALHRSLGRKYSEQDRMLRQYAGYAEGFGDRHTQVQRIYDWCYTSSSQYVARRRFDTARNFSLFAHAEDSDHEVPPAGVFGRGKRPRPTPTIIEPDQVQAIMTAALGVPPQGTISPYTYHYLFGLLAATGLRISEALALQCADLVEDGLIVRNGKFGKQRLVALQPSTRQALEAYLALREKHAARGRDLFVTIRGRAPHKVRAHVVFVRLARLLGYRGPTGTAGMRLHDLRHTFAVRSLESCPPDREAIAHHMAGLSVYLGHASVANTYWYLEATPVLLRDIAAASEQLYLGEAA is encoded by the coding sequence ATGTTGAACACACACATCTCAAGATACGTCGCTTTGCATCGCAGCCTGGGTCGGAAGTATTCCGAACAGGACCGGATGCTCCGTCAGTACGCTGGCTACGCCGAGGGTTTCGGCGATCGGCACACTCAGGTCCAGCGCATCTATGACTGGTGCTACACGTCGAGCTCACAATATGTGGCCCGTCGCAGGTTCGACACTGCGCGCAACTTCAGCCTTTTCGCTCACGCCGAAGATTCAGACCACGAAGTTCCGCCTGCCGGCGTCTTCGGCCGGGGAAAACGGCCACGCCCGACGCCGACCATCATTGAACCGGACCAGGTGCAGGCAATCATGACTGCAGCATTGGGCGTTCCACCCCAAGGCACGATCAGCCCATACACATACCATTACCTGTTCGGCCTGCTCGCTGCGACAGGTCTCCGGATTTCCGAGGCCCTCGCGTTACAATGCGCCGATCTGGTCGAGGATGGCCTGATCGTCCGCAACGGCAAGTTCGGCAAGCAGCGGCTTGTAGCGTTGCAGCCATCGACGCGCCAAGCACTTGAAGCCTATCTCGCCCTCCGCGAGAAGCACGCGGCCAGGGGCCGCGACCTGTTCGTCACTATCCGGGGGCGGGCACCGCACAAGGTGCGCGCCCACGTGGTGTTCGTCAGATTGGCCCGGCTTCTCGGATATCGTGGGCCGACCGGTACGGCGGGCATGCGACTCCACGATTTGCGGCACACCTTCGCTGTCCGTTCACTGGAGTCATGTCCGCCCGACAGGGAAGCCATCGCCCACCACATGGCCGGTCTCAGTGTCTATCTGGGGCACGCGTCGGTCGCCAACACATACTGGTATCTCGAGGCCACCCCGGTGCTACTGCGCGACATCGCAGCTGCCAGCGAGCAGCTTTACCTGGGAGAAGCGGCATGA
- a CDS encoding tyrosine-type recombinase/integrase, producing the protein MTALAPHLSAYLREHLPRERAVSPHTVKTYANCFVLLVQFAAGRLKRRPTDLEIEDFGTDMIMAFLDHVENGRGSCVRTRNGRLAAIRSFFRYIEYRIPACLDQALRVRSIPTKKTDKALIDYLDRAEIKALLDAPDPRTRLGTRDRAMLHLAYAGGLRVSELVTLQLRDFPDRSLSTVHILGKGRRERVLPLWKETQFALRAWLAIRPEAEVAEIFLNANGRPMTRDGFAFRLAEHVKTAATKQPSILGKRVTPHVLRHSCAMHTLAATGDIRKVALWLGHASIQSTETYLRADPEEKLQILAAHGAPAIKPGRFKPPSDALITMLTDVRRRA; encoded by the coding sequence ATGACGGCGCTCGCTCCGCATCTCTCGGCATACCTGCGTGAACATCTGCCACGTGAACGTGCTGTTAGCCCGCACACGGTGAAGACCTATGCCAACTGTTTCGTCCTCCTCGTCCAGTTCGCCGCCGGTCGGCTGAAGCGCCGGCCGACCGATCTTGAGATCGAGGATTTCGGCACCGACATGATCATGGCCTTCCTTGACCATGTCGAGAACGGTCGCGGCAGCTGTGTTCGGACCCGCAATGGTAGGCTCGCCGCGATCCGGTCGTTCTTCCGCTACATCGAGTATCGCATTCCGGCCTGCCTGGATCAGGCCCTTCGCGTCAGATCGATCCCTACCAAGAAGACCGACAAGGCGCTGATCGACTACCTCGACCGGGCGGAGATCAAGGCTTTGCTCGACGCCCCGGATCCCCGGACACGCCTTGGCACCCGCGATCGCGCAATGCTGCATCTGGCCTATGCTGGCGGGCTGAGGGTGTCGGAACTCGTAACGCTACAACTGCGCGATTTCCCGGATCGCTCGCTTTCGACCGTGCACATCTTGGGCAAGGGTCGGCGTGAACGGGTCCTCCCGCTCTGGAAGGAGACCCAGTTCGCATTGCGCGCGTGGCTTGCGATCCGCCCCGAAGCCGAGGTCGCCGAGATATTCCTCAATGCCAACGGGCGACCCATGACCCGCGACGGATTTGCGTTCCGTTTGGCCGAGCACGTCAAGACCGCGGCAACGAAGCAGCCGTCGATCCTTGGAAAGCGCGTGACACCGCACGTGCTGCGCCATTCCTGCGCAATGCACACGCTCGCGGCGACAGGGGACATTCGCAAAGTCGCATTGTGGCTCGGCCATGCCAGCATCCAGAGCACCGAGACCTATTTGCGCGCCGATCCCGAGGAGAAGCTGCAGATTCTCGCGGCGCACGGCGCTCCTGCCATCAAGCCCGGGCGCTTCAAGCCGCCATCCGATGCCCTGATCACGATGCTCACCGACGTTCGAAGGCGGGCCTAG